A genomic segment from Leptolyngbya boryana PCC 6306 encodes:
- a CDS encoding aldo/keto reductase — METLMTLGKTDLKVPSLCIGTWAWGDSLFWSFGKEYGEADLKQAFDQAIAAGATFFDTAEIYGLGKSEQFIGQFMRQNPQPIQIATKYMPLPWRFNADAVHDAVTASLQRLGVDSIALYQVHMPFDFFMSKKTLMEALAAEVDRGRIQAIGVSNYSADQMREAQGYLAAKGVPLAVNQVRYSLLNREIEANGIFDTAKDLGVTILAYSPLAQGLLTGKYKPENADSVTGARKLDPKFSRQGLEKLMPVIEQLTEIGKKYDRTPAQVALNWLIAQGNVIPIPGAKTASQAEQNAGAMGWTMEPEELTKLDALTRSYRK; from the coding sequence ATGGAAACATTGATGACGCTCGGCAAAACGGATTTGAAGGTTCCATCCCTGTGCATTGGAACTTGGGCGTGGGGCGATTCGTTGTTCTGGAGCTTTGGCAAAGAGTATGGAGAAGCAGATCTAAAACAGGCATTTGATCAAGCGATCGCTGCGGGTGCAACGTTTTTTGATACGGCTGAAATTTACGGATTGGGAAAGTCTGAGCAGTTTATCGGTCAGTTTATGCGGCAGAATCCGCAGCCGATTCAAATTGCGACCAAGTATATGCCCCTGCCGTGGCGCTTCAATGCGGATGCGGTGCATGATGCGGTGACAGCAAGTTTGCAGCGTTTGGGCGTAGATTCGATCGCGCTATATCAAGTGCATATGCCGTTTGACTTTTTTATGAGTAAAAAAACGCTGATGGAAGCGTTAGCCGCAGAAGTCGATCGCGGACGGATTCAAGCGATCGGCGTGAGTAATTATTCGGCAGATCAGATGCGAGAGGCACAAGGGTATCTCGCAGCAAAGGGAGTGCCGCTTGCTGTGAATCAAGTCCGATATTCGCTGCTGAATCGCGAGATTGAGGCAAATGGGATTTTTGACACGGCAAAAGATTTAGGCGTAACAATTCTGGCTTATAGTCCACTTGCTCAAGGGTTACTGACTGGCAAATATAAGCCGGAGAATGCAGATTCAGTGACCGGAGCGAGAAAGCTTGATCCAAAATTTAGTCGGCAGGGGTTAGAGAAACTGATGCCTGTGATTGAGCAGTTAACGGAGATTGGGAAAAAGTACGATCGCACTCCGGCTCAGGTGGCGTTGAATTGGTTGATTGCTCAGGGCAATGTGATTCCAATTCCGGGTGCAAAAACGGCAAGTCAGGCAGAACAAAATGCAGGAGCAATGGGCTGGACGATGGAACCGGAAGAGTTAACGAAATTGGATGCGCTAACGAGAAGCTATCGTAAGTAA
- a CDS encoding TM0106 family RecB-like putative nuclease produces MFITADLLLNYQRCSRRAFLDRYGDAEQKDPPNDYLLKLIQDSAENRRQVLATEDQEHRQPTYKSGDWQKGAEETLKLMRAGVERIYQPILLAEEGNVTLVANPDLLVKRPGQSIFGDWIYVPTEIKLSKRPKQEYQIIVAYFVKVLAAVQGAWVEEAWLILKERGAFAVDLWEIIPRMETILTSCIEAVTGEEEPEVFISRSRCSLCHWFSHCYAIAKSDNHLSLLPGVTQSRYAQLQALNITTLEALAEIPANQLEPLPGFGSETARKLVRQARATLQNVALLGESLAAHTVGKRPFVMPTIPTAAIELYFDIEAEPSLNLVYLHGVLVVDRLQQTETFHPLLAEKPEEEAIVWQKLLDLMWAYPNAPIFHFCPYEVQTMERLGKVFETPDELVKPLLTRFIDLHDYVTQTVTLPVESYALKHIARWVGFDWRDSTANGAQSIYWYAQWLATSDRSYLDSIVMYNEDDCRATYQVKEWLVEFLEAATLADDFGYAV; encoded by the coding sequence ATGTTTATTACTGCTGATCTCCTGCTCAATTATCAACGCTGTAGTCGTCGAGCATTCCTCGATCGATATGGAGATGCTGAGCAAAAAGATCCGCCCAATGATTATCTGCTGAAACTGATTCAAGACAGTGCAGAAAATCGCCGACAAGTCCTCGCAACCGAAGATCAAGAACATCGCCAACCGACTTATAAAAGTGGAGATTGGCAAAAAGGTGCGGAAGAAACCTTGAAGTTAATGCGGGCGGGTGTAGAAAGAATTTATCAGCCGATTCTGTTAGCAGAAGAAGGAAATGTAACGCTCGTTGCCAATCCAGATTTATTAGTCAAACGACCGGGACAATCCATTTTTGGCGATTGGATTTATGTTCCGACTGAGATCAAACTCAGCAAGCGTCCGAAGCAGGAATATCAAATTATCGTGGCGTACTTTGTGAAGGTGCTGGCTGCGGTGCAAGGAGCTTGGGTCGAGGAAGCTTGGTTGATTTTGAAAGAACGGGGCGCGTTTGCGGTGGATTTGTGGGAAATCATTCCGCGAATGGAAACGATTCTGACCAGTTGTATTGAAGCGGTGACAGGCGAAGAAGAACCGGAAGTGTTTATTTCTCGCAGTCGATGTAGTTTATGCCATTGGTTCAGTCATTGTTATGCGATCGCCAAATCCGACAATCATTTATCGCTGCTTCCCGGTGTGACTCAATCGCGTTATGCACAATTACAAGCGTTAAATATTACGACCTTAGAAGCCCTAGCTGAAATTCCTGCAAATCAGTTAGAACCGTTACCTGGATTTGGCAGCGAGACGGCGCGCAAGTTGGTCAGACAAGCGCGAGCAACTTTGCAGAATGTGGCGCTCTTAGGTGAAAGTTTAGCCGCGCATACGGTAGGAAAACGACCGTTTGTGATGCCAACGATTCCTACGGCTGCGATCGAACTTTATTTTGATATCGAAGCTGAGCCGAGTTTGAATCTGGTGTACTTGCATGGCGTGTTGGTCGTCGATCGCCTCCAGCAGACGGAAACGTTCCATCCCCTGCTTGCAGAGAAACCAGAAGAAGAAGCGATAGTGTGGCAAAAATTGTTGGATTTAATGTGGGCGTATCCGAATGCGCCCATTTTTCATTTTTGCCCCTATGAAGTACAGACGATGGAGCGATTGGGTAAGGTCTTTGAGACTCCTGATGAGTTGGTTAAACCGCTGCTGACGCGATTCATCGATTTGCATGACTACGTCACACAGACCGTGACGCTTCCGGTTGAGAGCTATGCGCTGAAACATATTGCGCGATGGGTTGGCTTTGATTGGCGCGATTCGACGGCAAATGGGGCACAGTCGATCTATTGGTATGCTCAATGGTTAGCAACGAGCGATCGCAGTTATTTAGACTCGATCGTGATGTACAACGAAGATGACTGTCGAGCGACCTATCAGGTGAAAGAGTGGCTAGTTGAATTTTTAGAAGCGGCGACTTTAGCCGATGATTTTGGCTACGCGGTTTAG
- a CDS encoding DUF4351 domain-containing protein has product MVKKADIGSKRLISLAPTAWVQWVTQQPDVIAQGILGSDFQWVSRENDVLVKAYSPTQGEFLILNELQLRYNDKLPVRMRAYAALAEEKYSLPTYPVLINILPPASTVTILNRYESNFMGLAVRQDYHVINLWEVEATIVFEQSLNALLPFVPVLKNGGETTVVQRALNQLRRDEQLVELESLLAFFASFVMSSEVVRQIMRWDMAVLRESPWYQEILREGEQRERSLILKQLTRRVGAPSPELTAQVEALSIEQLEALGEALLDFTQSEDLTAWLDHNA; this is encoded by the coding sequence GTGGTCAAAAAAGCTGATATTGGTAGTAAACGTCTCATTAGTCTGGCACCGACTGCCTGGGTGCAATGGGTAACTCAGCAACCCGATGTGATTGCTCAAGGAATCCTCGGATCTGACTTTCAGTGGGTCAGTCGAGAAAACGATGTTTTGGTAAAAGCTTACAGTCCCACGCAGGGAGAGTTTCTAATTCTCAATGAGTTGCAGTTGCGCTACAACGACAAGTTGCCCGTGCGAATGCGAGCGTATGCAGCTCTAGCTGAAGAGAAGTACAGCCTCCCGACCTATCCAGTCTTAATCAACATCTTGCCCCCCGCATCTACAGTCACGATTCTCAATCGCTACGAATCAAATTTCATGGGGCTAGCGGTGCGGCAAGATTACCACGTGATTAACCTATGGGAAGTCGAAGCGACGATCGTATTTGAGCAATCGTTGAACGCACTTTTGCCGTTTGTCCCCGTGCTGAAGAATGGTGGAGAGACGACTGTGGTACAACGTGCCTTAAATCAATTGCGCAGGGACGAGCAATTAGTAGAATTGGAATCACTGCTGGCATTTTTTGCTAGTTTTGTGATGAGTAGTGAAGTTGTGCGGCAAATCATGAGGTGGGATATGGCAGTACTGCGAGAATCACCCTGGTATCAGGAGATTTTACGAGAAGGAGAACAGCGGGAGCGATCGCTGATCTTAAAACAACTCACTCGTCGAGTTGGTGCTCCTTCACCAGAACTCACTGCTCAAGTTGAAGCATTGTCGATCGAGCAATTGGAAGCGTTAGGCGAAGCCTTGTTAGACTTCACCCAGAGCGAGGATTTGACAGCTTGGTTAGACCATAACGCCTAA
- the uvrB gene encoding excinuclease ABC subunit UvrB, whose protein sequence is MPEFNIHTPFEPTGDQPKAIAQLVKSIQAGNRYQTLLGATGTGKTHTIARTIEKIGKPTLLLAHNKTLAAQLCNELREFFPNNAVEYFISYYDYYQPEAYIPVSDTYIEKTASINEEIDMLRHSATRSLFERRDVIVVASISCIYGLGIASEYLNASIPLRVGEEINQRQVLRDLASVQYSRNDLDLGRGKFRVKGDVLEIGPAYEDRIIRVEFFGDEIDAIRYIDPVTGATLQSMDAVSIYPARHFVTPEDRLQQACDDIELELKQRLVELETEGKLLEAQRLEQRTRYDLEVLREVGFCNGVENYSRHLAGRNPGDPPECLLNYFPDDWLLAIDESHVTIPQIRGMYNGDQARKKVLIDHGFRLPSAADNRPLKAEEFWAKVNQCVFISATPGDWELEISEDRVVEQVIRPTGVLDPEVFVRPTQGQVDDLLHEIKIRVEKRERTLITTLTKRMAEDLTEYFQERGIRVRYLHSEITSIERIEILQDLREGTFDVLIGVNLLREGLDLPEVSLVAILDADKEGFLRAKRSLIQTMGRAARHVEGKAILYADNLTDSMAGAISETERRRAIQMEYNEKHGIVPKPIIKKSNNAILAFLEVSRRLNAQELDQVYEHADEIPLEDIPTLITQLEGQMKEAAKKMEFEEAAKYRDKIKHLRDKLLGNRA, encoded by the coding sequence ATGCCAGAATTTAACATCCACACTCCCTTTGAGCCGACTGGCGACCAGCCCAAAGCGATCGCACAACTGGTCAAAAGTATTCAGGCAGGCAATCGTTATCAAACCCTGCTCGGCGCGACTGGAACCGGAAAAACGCACACGATCGCAAGAACGATCGAGAAAATTGGCAAACCGACCTTACTCCTAGCTCACAACAAAACGCTGGCAGCCCAACTGTGTAATGAATTGCGCGAATTCTTTCCGAATAATGCAGTTGAGTATTTCATCAGCTATTACGATTACTATCAGCCTGAAGCTTATATTCCGGTCAGCGATACTTACATTGAGAAAACCGCTTCGATTAACGAAGAAATTGATATGTTGCGGCATTCGGCAACGCGATCGCTGTTTGAACGTCGCGATGTAATTGTAGTGGCTTCAATTAGCTGTATTTACGGGTTAGGGATTGCTTCGGAATACTTGAATGCGTCGATTCCATTGCGAGTTGGAGAAGAGATCAATCAACGGCAAGTTTTACGAGATCTCGCGTCTGTGCAATATTCTCGCAATGATCTCGATCTGGGTCGGGGCAAATTCCGAGTCAAAGGGGATGTTCTAGAAATTGGACCAGCTTACGAAGATCGCATTATTCGAGTCGAATTTTTCGGCGATGAAATTGATGCGATTCGCTATATCGATCCGGTAACAGGTGCGACTTTGCAAAGTATGGACGCAGTGAGTATTTATCCGGCGCGTCACTTTGTCACACCCGAAGATCGATTACAGCAAGCTTGCGATGACATTGAGCTAGAGCTAAAACAGCGTTTAGTCGAGCTTGAGACTGAAGGAAAATTACTAGAAGCTCAACGCTTAGAACAACGTACCCGCTACGATTTGGAAGTTTTGAGAGAGGTAGGATTTTGCAATGGCGTTGAAAACTATTCAAGACATCTAGCAGGACGCAATCCTGGCGATCCGCCGGAATGTTTGCTGAACTACTTTCCGGATGATTGGTTACTTGCGATCGATGAATCTCACGTAACTATTCCGCAAATTCGAGGCATGTACAACGGTGACCAAGCCCGGAAGAAAGTGCTAATCGATCATGGTTTCCGGCTTCCGAGTGCGGCAGATAATCGCCCATTGAAAGCAGAGGAATTTTGGGCAAAAGTGAATCAGTGTGTGTTCATTTCTGCGACTCCGGGCGATTGGGAACTCGAAATTTCAGAAGATCGTGTGGTTGAACAAGTGATTCGACCGACGGGTGTGCTTGATCCGGAAGTCTTTGTGCGCCCGACTCAGGGACAGGTCGATGATCTGCTGCACGAGATCAAAATTCGAGTTGAGAAACGAGAACGTACGCTGATCACAACGCTGACGAAGCGAATGGCAGAAGATCTGACCGAGTATTTCCAAGAGCGCGGCATTCGCGTTAGATATTTACATTCGGAGATTACGTCGATCGAACGGATCGAAATTCTGCAAGACCTTCGAGAAGGCACATTCGATGTGCTGATTGGGGTCAACCTACTGCGGGAAGGATTAGATTTACCAGAAGTTTCGCTGGTTGCGATTCTGGATGCAGATAAGGAAGGATTCTTGCGAGCGAAGCGATCGCTGATTCAAACGATGGGACGTGCTGCTCGACATGTAGAAGGAAAAGCCATTCTGTATGCGGATAATTTAACCGATAGCATGGCAGGTGCGATTAGCGAAACGGAGCGACGACGAGCTATCCAGATGGAATATAACGAAAAACATGGCATTGTTCCGAAGCCGATCATCAAGAAATCGAACAATGCGATTTTGGCATTTCTGGAAGTGTCGCGCCGTTTGAATGCTCAAGAGTTGGATCAAGTCTATGAGCACGCAGATGAGATTCCCTTAGAAGATATTCCAACGTTGATTACTCAGCTTGAAGGTCAAATGAAAGAAGCGGCGAAAAAGATGGAGTTTGAAGAAGCAGCAAAATATCGCGACAAGATCAAACACTTGCGAGACAAGCTGTTGGGCAATCGAGCGTAA
- a CDS encoding CsbD family protein, with amino-acid sequence MSLEERAKAAAKNVEGKVQEAVGNITNDPADKMEGKAKQAEAGARNAKEDVKDAAKDVVDRA; translated from the coding sequence ATGAGTTTAGAAGAAAGAGCGAAGGCAGCTGCGAAGAACGTTGAAGGTAAAGTTCAAGAAGCTGTAGGCAACATCACCAACGACCCAGCCGACAAGATGGAAGGCAAAGCGAAACAAGCCGAAGCTGGCGCGCGCAACGCTAAAGAAGATGTGAAAGACGCAGCGAAAGATGTTGTTGACCGTGCATAG
- a CDS encoding MSMEG_0569 family flavin-dependent oxidoreductase: MQSHYPVIIVGGGQSGLSMSYCLKQKNIEHLIFEKHKIAHAWQAKRWDTFCLVTPNWQCRLPGFPYAGDDPRGFMQKDAIVDYIKSYAASFDPPIREGVEVLKIIKNDDRFELTTSIGDYTADQVVIAAGSYHQPKIPRLSERFPSAIVQLHASEYKSPDFLPDQILVVGTGQSGCQIAEDLHLAGKKVHLAVGSAPRSPRLYRGKDIVDWLDQMGYYDLSIDDHPQKESVRSKANHYVTGRDGGREIDLRHFAREGMKLYGRLKDVNGSTIEFENNLKQNLDHADAVAESIKRTVDQFIEKNQIDAPIEPPYQPVWEPDSEELTLNAADIEAIVWCTGYQSDFRWVEVPVFDGKGYPGHERGVTQIWGLYFLGLPWLYTWGSGRFSGIARDAQYLADYIAARKKVSQDSAWSVVNEFLLGS, translated from the coding sequence ATGCAAAGCCATTATCCGGTCATTATTGTTGGCGGAGGGCAATCAGGCTTATCGATGAGCTATTGCCTGAAGCAGAAGAATATTGAGCATCTGATTTTCGAGAAACATAAGATCGCTCATGCGTGGCAAGCCAAACGCTGGGATACTTTCTGCTTAGTGACTCCAAACTGGCAATGTCGGCTCCCAGGCTTTCCTTATGCAGGCGACGATCCGCGCGGATTTATGCAAAAAGATGCGATCGTGGATTACATCAAGAGCTATGCTGCTTCGTTCGATCCACCGATTCGAGAAGGTGTTGAAGTCTTGAAGATTATCAAAAATGACGATCGATTTGAGCTAACAACTTCAATTGGCGATTACACAGCCGATCAAGTTGTCATCGCCGCAGGAAGCTACCATCAACCGAAAATTCCACGTCTTTCTGAACGATTTCCGTCAGCGATCGTCCAACTCCATGCGTCTGAATACAAAAGTCCAGACTTTCTACCCGATCAAATTCTAGTTGTAGGAACTGGACAATCCGGCTGTCAAATTGCTGAAGATTTGCATCTTGCAGGTAAAAAAGTCCATCTTGCTGTCGGAAGTGCTCCGCGATCGCCTCGGCTGTATCGCGGTAAAGATATCGTGGATTGGTTAGATCAGATGGGGTACTACGATCTCTCGATCGACGATCATCCTCAAAAAGAATCGGTCAGAAGTAAAGCAAATCACTATGTCACAGGTCGTGATGGCGGACGAGAAATTGACTTGCGGCACTTTGCGCGAGAAGGAATGAAGCTCTACGGCAGATTGAAAGATGTCAATGGCAGCACGATCGAGTTTGAGAACAATCTCAAACAGAACCTAGATCATGCCGATGCAGTTGCCGAAAGTATTAAGCGAACCGTCGATCAATTCATTGAAAAGAACCAGATTGATGCTCCAATCGAGCCACCTTACCAACCTGTATGGGAGCCAGACTCAGAAGAGTTAACGCTGAATGCTGCTGACATTGAAGCGATCGTGTGGTGTACCGGATATCAATCTGATTTTCGCTGGGTGGAAGTTCCAGTGTTTGATGGCAAAGGCTATCCAGGACATGAGCGCGGCGTAACGCAGATTTGGGGCTTGTACTTCCTCGGCTTACCTTGGCTCTATACCTGGGGTTCTGGACGATTCTCAGGAATTGCCAGAGATGCTCAGTATCTTGCAGATTATATTGCTGCAAGAAAGAAAGTCTCACAAGATAGTGCTTGGAGTGTTGTGAATGAGTTTTTACTCGGATCATGA
- a CDS encoding Nit6803 family nitrilase: MTDAHIVRAAAVQISPVLFSRDGTTEKVLDAIASAAKSGAQLVVFPETLIPYYPYFSFIQPPVLMGKEHMRLYEEAVIVPSPVTDAIARAARSYGVVVVVGVNERDNGSLYNTQLVFDANGTLVLKRRKITPTYHERMVWGQGDGAGLKAIDTAIGKLGVLACWEHYNPLARYALMAQHEQIHCSQFPGSMVGQIFTDQIEVTIRHHALEAGCFVVNATGWLSPEQVAQITSDEKLQKVLTGGCNTAIISPEGNHLCPPILEGEGIAIADLDFSLITKRKRMMDSVGHYARPDLLQLQANFDTQTVLKESLEVQPAEQFLIPNLNE; encoded by the coding sequence ATGACAGATGCTCACATTGTTCGAGCGGCAGCCGTACAAATTAGTCCAGTCCTGTTTAGCCGTGATGGGACAACCGAGAAGGTTTTAGACGCGATCGCGTCCGCTGCCAAATCAGGCGCGCAGCTCGTTGTCTTTCCAGAAACCTTGATTCCGTACTATCCCTACTTCTCGTTCATTCAGCCTCCAGTGCTAATGGGCAAAGAACATATGCGGCTGTACGAAGAAGCTGTGATTGTTCCCAGTCCAGTCACAGATGCGATCGCTCGTGCTGCTCGATCGTATGGTGTCGTTGTCGTTGTGGGAGTGAACGAGCGAGACAACGGATCGCTCTATAACACTCAGCTTGTTTTTGATGCGAATGGAACCTTGGTTTTGAAACGCCGCAAAATTACGCCAACTTACCATGAGCGCATGGTTTGGGGACAGGGAGACGGTGCGGGACTAAAAGCGATCGACACTGCGATCGGGAAGCTTGGAGTGCTTGCCTGTTGGGAGCATTACAATCCACTTGCTCGCTATGCCTTGATGGCACAGCATGAGCAAATTCATTGTTCACAGTTTCCAGGCTCAATGGTTGGGCAAATTTTTACGGATCAAATCGAAGTTACCATTCGCCATCATGCTTTAGAAGCAGGCTGCTTTGTTGTGAATGCGACAGGTTGGCTCTCGCCTGAGCAAGTTGCACAAATTACGAGCGATGAGAAGCTTCAGAAGGTTCTAACAGGTGGTTGTAATACCGCAATTATTAGTCCCGAAGGTAATCATCTTTGTCCACCGATTTTAGAAGGAGAAGGAATTGCGATCGCGGATCTCGATTTCTCGCTGATTACGAAGCGCAAGCGCATGATGGATTCTGTGGGGCATTATGCTCGTCCTGATCTCCTTCAGT
- a CDS encoding BCD family MFS transporter — MEAVKTPSKIKLFTMFQLGLYQMGLGMMSVLTLGVLNRIMIKELAIPATLAASAIAVHQFMAPARLWFGQLSDAKPIAGYHRTGYVWIASGLFAIAAFLAVQVMWQLGASLQSVGWAAPTQMWLVVLGLVFALYGLTLSAGSTPFAALLVDVSEEDNRSRLVGVVWSMLMVGIVLGAILSSRLLPTEGSIPLEQLRPAVDRLFMIVPGIVCGLCILATLGVEKKYSHFATRSQDNDREDQITLGRAVRVLTASPQTGLFFSFLLLMTISLFMQDAVMESYGGQVFKMSVSETTRLNAFWGTGTLVGISSAGFAIVPRLGKTRTAKLGCVLVAACMTLLIFAGFMANPKLLQSGLFLFGLASGVTTTGALSLMLDLTAVETAGTFIGAWGLAQALARALATVMGGGALDLGKAIFPNLTLAYALVFGLQAIGMLIAVTLLNRVDVKAFHLKTKAAISTILQGELD; from the coding sequence ATGGAAGCGGTAAAAACACCTTCTAAAATCAAGCTTTTCACGATGTTTCAACTTGGGTTGTACCAGATGGGACTCGGCATGATGTCAGTGCTAACCTTGGGGGTTTTGAACCGCATCATGATTAAAGAACTGGCAATTCCAGCAACCCTCGCAGCCAGTGCGATCGCAGTTCATCAATTCATGGCTCCGGCGCGCTTATGGTTTGGGCAACTGTCTGATGCGAAGCCGATCGCAGGCTATCACCGCACAGGCTACGTTTGGATTGCTTCAGGACTGTTTGCGATCGCGGCATTTCTCGCGGTTCAAGTCATGTGGCAATTGGGCGCGAGCTTGCAATCTGTAGGATGGGCAGCGCCGACTCAGATGTGGCTTGTCGTATTGGGATTGGTCTTTGCACTGTATGGATTGACCTTGAGTGCAGGCTCCACGCCTTTTGCCGCCTTGCTGGTCGATGTGTCCGAGGAAGACAATCGATCGAGACTCGTCGGGGTCGTTTGGTCAATGTTGATGGTTGGAATTGTTCTGGGTGCAATTCTGAGTTCTCGATTGTTGCCGACTGAGGGCAGTATTCCACTCGAACAGTTGCGTCCAGCCGTCGATCGCTTATTTATGATCGTTCCAGGGATTGTTTGCGGGCTTTGTATCTTAGCAACGTTGGGAGTTGAGAAAAAGTATTCGCACTTTGCAACGCGATCGCAAGACAACGATCGCGAAGATCAAATTACATTGGGTCGTGCAGTCCGCGTGTTAACCGCTTCTCCACAAACAGGATTATTTTTCTCTTTCTTGCTCTTGATGACGATTAGCTTATTTATGCAAGACGCAGTGATGGAATCGTATGGTGGGCAAGTGTTCAAGATGTCGGTGTCCGAGACGACTCGATTAAATGCGTTTTGGGGTACGGGAACCTTGGTTGGCATTAGTAGTGCTGGCTTTGCGATCGTGCCACGGTTAGGGAAAACCAGAACTGCAAAGCTCGGCTGTGTGCTCGTTGCGGCTTGTATGACGTTGCTCATCTTTGCGGGCTTTATGGCAAATCCAAAGCTTTTGCAAAGCGGATTGTTCTTATTTGGGCTAGCTTCCGGCGTGACCACAACTGGAGCATTGAGTTTGATGCTTGATCTCACAGCAGTTGAAACGGCGGGAACATTCATTGGTGCTTGGGGTTTGGCGCAGGCGTTGGCGAGAGCGTTAGCAACGGTTATGGGTGGGGGTGCTTTGGATTTAGGAAAAGCCATTTTCCCGAATTTGACCTTGGCTTATGCGCTTGTGTTTGGGCTGCAAGCGATCGGCATGTTGATCGCCGTGACCTTACTCAATCGTGTCGATGTGAAAGCGTTTCATTTGAAGACGAAAGCTGCAATCTCGACAATTTTGCAAGGAGAGTTAGATTAG
- a CDS encoding MSMEG_0572/Sll0783 family nitrogen starvation response protein has product MPEVTAPAHQTGDFFVDYEEKVFPDVKAEPGEKALVTFHTVAFEGSIGFVNLLQATRLLRKGFETSILLYGPGVTLGVQRGFPKLGDSAFPGHQNFNDQLSKFMAEGGKVYACRFALQALYGHGEPSLIPGIRPINPLDVLDLVLMHRKDGAFILDTWTL; this is encoded by the coding sequence ATGCCAGAGGTTACAGCTCCCGCACATCAAACTGGCGATTTCTTTGTAGACTACGAAGAAAAAGTTTTTCCAGATGTCAAAGCGGAACCTGGCGAGAAAGCTTTAGTCACGTTTCACACCGTTGCTTTTGAAGGCTCGATCGGGTTTGTCAACTTGCTTCAAGCGACCCGATTACTCAGAAAAGGCTTTGAAACTTCGATTTTGCTCTATGGACCTGGTGTAACTTTGGGGGTACAACGCGGCTTCCCGAAACTCGGAGATTCTGCTTTTCCGGGACACCAGAACTTCAATGATCAACTGAGCAAATTCATGGCAGAAGGCGGCAAAGTTTATGCATGTCGCTTTGCATTGCAAGCGCTCTATGGTCATGGTGAACCTTCTTTAATTCCAGGCATTCGACCAATTAATCCATTGGATGTCTTGGATCTCGTTCTGATGCATCGCAAAGATGGTGCATTTATCCTCGATACCTGGACACTTTAA
- a CDS encoding peroxiredoxin has product MTRRTLILGFFSSVLAIVASLSFTFPAFAMGGVLPEINKPAPEFTLPSNSDAGMVSLSDYRGQWVVAYFYPADFTPGCTLEARKFQEDLPKYRDRNTQVLGISADDVNSHSDFCDSEGLKFPLLADEKGTISKAYGSWIGVRSARHTFIIDPEGILRATFTGVNPIVHSREVLATLAELQ; this is encoded by the coding sequence ATGACCCGTCGAACTCTCATCCTTGGATTTTTCAGTAGTGTGCTGGCGATCGTTGCCAGCCTGAGCTTCACTTTTCCAGCGTTTGCCATGGGGGGAGTGCTCCCTGAGATTAATAAACCTGCACCCGAATTTACCTTGCCGAGCAATTCTGACGCAGGCATGGTTTCGCTCTCAGACTACCGTGGTCAATGGGTTGTGGCATATTTTTACCCGGCTGACTTTACACCGGGCTGTACATTAGAGGCGCGAAAATTTCAGGAAGATTTGCCGAAATATCGCGATCGCAATACGCAAGTGTTGGGGATTAGTGCAGATGATGTGAATTCTCACAGTGACTTTTGTGATTCTGAAGGGTTGAAATTCCCGTTATTGGCAGATGAGAAAGGCACAATCAGCAAGGCGTATGGGTCTTGGATCGGAGTTCGATCGGCGCGGCACACCTTCATTATTGACCCTGAAGGAATTTTGCGGGCGACGTTTACAGGGGTGAATCCGATCGTCCATAGTCGTGAAGTACTGGCGACATTGGCAGAGCTTCAGTAG